One part of the Theropithecus gelada isolate Dixy chromosome 5, Tgel_1.0, whole genome shotgun sequence genome encodes these proteins:
- the GIMD1 gene encoding GTPase IMAP family member GIMD1: MTDPNKVIINVALFGMTQSGKSSAGNILLGSTDFHSSFAPCSVTTCCSLGRSCHLHSFMRRGGREVTLQVQVLDTPGYPHSTLSKKHVKQEVKEALAHHFGQEGLHLALLVQRADVPFCGQEVTDPVQMIQELLGHAWMNYTAILFTHAEKIEEAGFTEDKYVHEASDTLITLLNSIQHKYIFQYKKGKSLNEQRMKILERIMEFIKKNCYQVLTFK, from the exons ATGACAGACCCCAACAAGGTAATCATCAACGTGGCCCTCTTTGGCATGACTCAGAGTGGGAAAAGTTCTGCTGGAAACATTCTGCTGGGAAGCACAGATTTTCACAGCAGCTTTGCTCCCTGTTCTGTGACCACATGTTGTAGCCTGGGCCGCAGTTGTCACCTCCATAGCTTCATGCGTCGAGGGGGTCGAGAGGTAACCCTGCAAGTCCAAGTGTTGGACACTCCAGGTTATCCACACAGCACGCTGAGCAAGAAGCATGTGAAACAGGAAGTTAAAGAGGCTCTGGCACATCACTTCGGACAAGAGGGTCTCCACCTTGCACTCCTGGTTCAGAGAGCAGATGTACCTTTCTGTGGGCAGGAAGTAACTGACCCAGTCCAGATGATCCAG GAACTTCTTGGGCATGCTTGGATGAATTACACAGCCATTCTTTTTACCCATgcagaaaaaatagaagaggcTGGGTTTACTGAAGATAAATATGTACATGAGGCCTCTGATACCCTGATAACACTGCTAAATTCTATTCagcacaaatatattttccagtataaaaaaggaaaatcactCAATGAACAACGAATGAAAATCTTAGAAAGAATCATggaatttataaaaaagaattgtTACCAAGTTCTTACCTTTAAATGA